A genomic region of bacterium contains the following coding sequences:
- a CDS encoding SEC-C metal-binding domain-containing protein: protein MSSFTNMLSRLVGGTSNEKQIRRMNPIVAKVNEYAAAYQQLSDDELKAKTPEFKYRLNTGETLDDLLPEAYAAVKETCRRLLGKSWLVRGQEITWNMVPYDVQILGAIVLHEGKIAEMATGEGKTLVATMPLYLNALSGKGAHLVTVNDYLAQRDCEWMGKIYEFLGLTAAALHGEMSPEERREAYNADITYGTNNEFGFDYLRDNMAADVWNVVQRKLNYAIVDEVDSVLIDESRTPLIISGSVGAPRNIYYELKPIVANLYRRQMELVAELLRKGKELLESDQDAGGMALLRVLRGDPKNSQLLELLTSEFWVKKLIEGIQAQYEINKEMHIVDAELYYTIDEKSHVVDITEKGRIFLSGGRDQDIVRKIGLLDALDEQLGKLVEQKNPQRYFSTDALTGLCNGISLAGQVALTGAAKPLDEGLAAAADRLAARIAGMAEAAAEIAQQQKVDKAAAWRQLYTWSKKADRLVIGLTERGMTRLTQGEEDALDLALAQSYDRLLHQLEPGDGEDRQETERRREFAAQLFELDKNSNAPVALRPEGRIALLAVHLQGDPQGAAFIARMDQLLHGNDPLDARRQEYFEFSDKGGFPRHVSEKGRIALLGGNPDLYILPDRSLVEERDRHIQELLDRTLNQNTFDYTERVRAIEAMDHDLEQLHALNGVEQRFFKPEEGDAARFQITAPGAAFLADFVEEALAVVAQFDRDLRAEKHPAGTVLMPDDQGGYAGLAKPERDRLLGAPDAAVRAKIAEWQSRQNPGTHAQPVALRISLDAFLAEAFPDQAGNTAGSLSRRFEEVERLDRALQMIFSWYRRGDFSDSERLRHLRRTFDVDPLVIHARPLQEIQLNGLSESGMRLLPGAAEARSQVSSRLLHLAADKELEPQNLFDLDAEGLPVRLKKGARALLLDGLPFYSYTEELTRFREEVLFLATKKVNSQQEYESLLAKEKAHLRGKQFLLDDREMAELILKAHAPNETLAAEEIEQWCRLQFERKPRRLLEEQREALWQDYTAIEERVQNISQLLRAYTLYQRDVDYVVKTLDDADLRGRVSGRKGAKAVMIVDQFTGRLMPGRRYSDGLHEALEAKEGVEVQAESQTLATITIQNFFRLYDKLAGMTGTAETESQEFFSTYKLEVVVIPTNRPVIRKDENDVIFRTRKEKYNAIVEEAIAMHEEGRSVLVGTISVEVSQLLSDMLTQHGVPIANWLKKGDVSQELESGRFHTVLNAKYHRQEAEIVAKAGLPGSITIATNMAGRGTDIKLHPEVARRGGLHIIGSEKHEARRIDRQLRGRSGRQGDPGSSRFYLSLEDDLMRLFGSDRISTMMSRLGPMEEGERIEHPLITRSIERAQKKVEERNFEIRKHLLDYDNVLNDQRKIIYKRRQNLLGFAGAEDFVESKAKLYFNEETDRTEWDLQGLIDNLQSFFKSDTPFDAEDLDRLKQEEIKETLREWVTGQIEAESLERQLQIRHRLMGYAPFSRTLEELVRLKIRLHNGGSRDLSRWNMEGIRYELERIFGSAPEWLNTQAAGAEAPAFENRIVAWAEALYRDCLEADHAGLDLALFATLAPEEMVKAALHGLMTLHLNENAAQINWTPEEFLLDLEHLFEERPQLGINELRTIQRPRIAAMVEKWALERLHNIEEKSLRHRIVGYFSMGFFIDVLIHYALAELGDPQARALNPGQQEFLAAHFGNEAVIHDSQENASALARALSRSVHIACNERLDAVREGYLQAMLTRASMDEFLTAAILALIKSIAAGEGSIELRQRQLSSRVEFILQQRPPKSLPESRDEAVIASYAEDIRAWALKWYATFADRQERLHQESLSSEIVRDSVLMMIDDTVYTMINNLLGEEDVLDDAAIRRLESECRLVFRQAPRLADESAEGYEPKAVMAQVSQWARAIYQKRIAELGADRATRYERYFVLEKIDENWRQHLNATDELREGIGLRGYGQKDPLLEYKREAFDLFLKMNERVNRDVVSQLFKFFDVGGELEERQIRRAEPKNYSATHSQVETFKQAPAPQPQAGGAAAVTPQAPARAAQVIKAAHVGRNDPCPCGSGKKYKNCCGRN, encoded by the coding sequence ATGAGTTCATTTACCAATATGCTCTCCCGGCTGGTCGGCGGCACCAGCAACGAAAAACAGATCAGACGCATGAATCCGATTGTTGCCAAGGTAAACGAATACGCCGCCGCCTACCAGCAACTCAGCGATGATGAGCTGAAGGCCAAAACCCCCGAGTTCAAATACCGGCTCAACACCGGCGAAACCCTCGATGACCTCTTGCCGGAAGCCTATGCCGCGGTCAAGGAGACCTGTCGGCGCTTACTGGGGAAAAGCTGGCTGGTCCGCGGCCAGGAGATCACCTGGAATATGGTGCCGTATGATGTGCAGATCCTTGGCGCCATCGTTCTCCATGAAGGCAAGATCGCTGAGATGGCGACCGGCGAAGGCAAGACCCTCGTCGCCACGATGCCGCTTTACCTCAACGCTCTGAGTGGCAAGGGCGCCCATCTGGTGACGGTCAACGATTATCTCGCCCAGCGCGACTGCGAATGGATGGGCAAGATATACGAATTCCTGGGACTTACAGCCGCCGCGCTCCATGGCGAGATGAGCCCCGAGGAGCGCCGCGAAGCCTATAATGCCGACATCACCTATGGCACCAACAACGAATTCGGCTTCGATTACCTGCGCGACAATATGGCCGCCGATGTCTGGAACGTTGTGCAGCGCAAGCTCAACTATGCCATTGTCGACGAGGTCGACAGTGTTCTCATCGACGAATCGCGCACCCCGCTGATCATCTCCGGGTCGGTTGGTGCGCCGCGCAATATCTATTATGAGCTCAAGCCGATTGTCGCCAATCTCTACCGGCGGCAGATGGAGCTGGTGGCCGAACTGCTGCGCAAGGGCAAGGAACTGCTCGAATCGGACCAGGATGCGGGCGGCATGGCCTTGTTGCGCGTGCTGCGCGGGGATCCCAAGAACAGCCAGCTTCTGGAACTGCTCACCTCGGAGTTCTGGGTCAAGAAGCTGATCGAGGGCATCCAGGCGCAGTATGAGATCAACAAGGAGATGCATATTGTCGATGCGGAGCTCTACTATACCATCGACGAAAAGAGCCACGTTGTCGATATCACCGAGAAGGGCCGCATCTTTCTTTCAGGCGGCCGCGATCAGGATATTGTGCGCAAGATCGGCCTGCTCGACGCCCTCGACGAGCAGCTTGGCAAGCTGGTCGAGCAAAAGAATCCGCAGCGCTACTTCTCGACCGACGCCCTGACCGGCCTGTGCAACGGCATCTCGCTGGCGGGTCAAGTGGCGCTCACCGGCGCCGCCAAACCGCTCGACGAGGGCCTAGCCGCGGCCGCGGACCGGCTGGCCGCCCGTATCGCCGGCATGGCCGAGGCCGCCGCCGAGATTGCCCAGCAGCAGAAAGTGGACAAGGCGGCTGCCTGGCGCCAGCTCTACACCTGGTCGAAAAAGGCCGACCGCCTCGTCATCGGCCTGACGGAACGGGGCATGACCCGGCTCACACAGGGCGAAGAGGATGCCCTCGATCTCGCTCTCGCCCAGAGTTACGACCGTTTGCTCCATCAGCTCGAGCCCGGGGATGGCGAAGACCGCCAGGAAACCGAACGCCGCCGCGAGTTCGCCGCCCAGCTCTTTGAACTCGACAAAAACAGCAACGCTCCCGTCGCCCTGCGGCCCGAGGGCCGGATCGCACTCCTTGCTGTGCATCTGCAGGGCGATCCGCAGGGCGCTGCGTTCATCGCCCGGATGGATCAGCTGCTGCACGGGAACGATCCCCTCGACGCCCGGCGTCAAGAGTATTTCGAATTCAGCGACAAGGGCGGCTTTCCGCGCCATGTGTCGGAGAAAGGGCGTATCGCCTTGCTCGGCGGCAATCCGGACCTTTACATCCTGCCCGATCGCAGTCTGGTGGAGGAACGCGACCGCCATATCCAGGAACTGCTCGACCGTACCCTCAATCAGAATACCTTTGACTATACCGAGCGCGTCCGTGCCATCGAGGCGATGGATCACGATCTGGAGCAGCTCCATGCCCTGAACGGCGTCGAACAGCGCTTTTTCAAGCCGGAGGAAGGCGACGCAGCCCGCTTTCAAATTACCGCGCCAGGAGCAGCCTTTCTGGCCGATTTTGTGGAGGAGGCCCTCGCGGTTGTGGCGCAGTTCGATCGCGATTTGCGCGCCGAAAAACACCCCGCCGGAACGGTTCTGATGCCGGACGACCAAGGTGGCTATGCCGGACTCGCCAAGCCGGAGCGCGACCGCCTGCTCGGCGCACCCGATGCGGCGGTGCGCGCCAAAATCGCCGAGTGGCAGTCCCGGCAGAATCCCGGCACCCACGCCCAACCGGTCGCCCTGCGTATCAGCCTTGATGCCTTCCTGGCCGAGGCCTTTCCGGATCAAGCGGGGAACACAGCAGGCAGCCTTTCGCGCCGCTTCGAGGAGGTGGAACGCCTCGACCGCGCCCTGCAGATGATCTTCTCCTGGTACCGTCGCGGCGACTTCAGCGACAGCGAACGCTTGCGCCATCTGCGCCGGACTTTTGATGTCGACCCCCTCGTCATCCACGCCCGGCCGCTGCAGGAGATCCAGCTCAATGGCCTCTCCGAAAGCGGCATGCGGCTGCTTCCCGGAGCCGCTGAAGCGCGCAGTCAGGTCAGCAGCCGGCTCCTGCACCTCGCCGCCGACAAGGAACTCGAACCGCAGAATCTTTTCGATCTAGATGCCGAAGGACTCCCGGTCCGCCTGAAAAAAGGAGCGCGGGCGTTGCTCCTCGATGGCCTCCCCTTTTACAGTTACACCGAAGAGCTGACCCGGTTCCGTGAAGAGGTGCTCTTCCTCGCCACCAAAAAGGTCAACAGCCAGCAAGAGTATGAAAGCCTCCTGGCCAAGGAGAAGGCCCACCTGCGCGGCAAACAATTCCTCCTCGACGACCGGGAGATGGCGGAACTGATCCTCAAGGCGCACGCCCCCAATGAAACCCTCGCCGCGGAAGAGATCGAACAGTGGTGCCGCCTCCAGTTCGAGCGCAAGCCGCGCCGGCTCCTCGAGGAACAGCGCGAGGCCCTCTGGCAGGATTATACCGCGATCGAGGAGCGGGTGCAGAACATCTCACAGCTCTTACGCGCCTATACCCTCTATCAGCGCGACGTGGACTATGTAGTCAAGACCCTCGATGATGCCGACCTGCGCGGCCGCGTCTCCGGGCGCAAGGGGGCCAAGGCGGTGATGATCGTCGACCAGTTCACCGGCCGCCTCATGCCGGGGCGCCGCTACAGCGACGGACTCCATGAAGCCCTCGAGGCCAAGGAGGGGGTCGAGGTCCAGGCCGAATCCCAGACCCTGGCGACCATCACCATCCAGAACTTCTTCCGCCTTTACGACAAGCTCGCCGGCATGACCGGTACGGCCGAGACCGAATCCCAGGAGTTTTTCAGCACCTACAAACTCGAAGTGGTCGTCATCCCCACCAACCGGCCGGTCATCCGGAAAGACGAGAATGATGTCATCTTCCGGACGCGGAAGGAAAAGTATAACGCCATCGTCGAAGAGGCCATCGCCATGCACGAGGAGGGGCGCTCGGTGCTGGTCGGTACCATTTCAGTCGAGGTCTCGCAGCTGCTCAGCGACATGCTGACCCAGCATGGTGTGCCCATTGCCAACTGGCTCAAGAAAGGCGACGTCAGCCAGGAGCTGGAGTCGGGCCGCTTTCATACCGTGCTCAACGCCAAGTATCACCGCCAGGAAGCGGAGATCGTCGCCAAGGCGGGTCTACCCGGCAGCATCACCATCGCCACCAACATGGCGGGGCGCGGCACCGACATCAAACTTCATCCTGAAGTAGCCCGCCGCGGCGGACTCCACATCATTGGTTCGGAGAAGCACGAAGCACGGCGCATCGACCGCCAGCTGCGCGGCCGTTCCGGCCGTCAAGGCGACCCCGGCTCCTCCCGCTTCTACCTCTCACTCGAGGACGACCTGATGCGCCTCTTCGGCTCCGACCGCATCAGCACCATGATGAGCCGCCTCGGCCCGATGGAAGAGGGCGAACGGATCGAACACCCGCTCATCACCCGCTCCATCGAACGGGCGCAGAAAAAGGTCGAGGAGCGCAACTTTGAAATCCGCAAGCACCTCCTCGACTATGACAACGTCCTCAATGATCAGCGCAAGATTATCTACAAGCGCCGCCAGAACCTTCTCGGATTTGCCGGGGCGGAGGATTTCGTCGAATCCAAGGCGAAACTCTATTTCAATGAGGAAACCGACCGCACTGAATGGGATCTACAAGGCTTGATCGACAACCTTCAGAGCTTTTTCAAATCCGATACCCCCTTTGATGCCGAAGACCTCGACCGGCTCAAGCAGGAGGAGATCAAGGAGACGCTGCGCGAATGGGTGACCGGACAGATCGAAGCGGAGAGCCTGGAGCGCCAGCTGCAAATCCGTCACCGGCTGATGGGGTATGCGCCTTTCAGCCGCACGCTGGAGGAACTGGTGCGGCTCAAGATCCGGCTGCACAACGGCGGGTCGCGGGATCTCTCGCGCTGGAACATGGAGGGCATCCGCTACGAGCTTGAACGCATCTTTGGGAGTGCTCCGGAGTGGTTGAATACTCAGGCTGCAGGCGCGGAGGCTCCGGCTTTTGAGAACCGCATCGTCGCTTGGGCTGAGGCCCTTTATCGAGACTGCCTAGAAGCGGATCACGCCGGCCTCGATTTAGCCCTCTTCGCTACTCTGGCGCCGGAGGAAATGGTCAAGGCCGCGCTGCACGGCCTGATGACGCTGCATCTCAACGAGAACGCCGCGCAGATCAACTGGACGCCCGAGGAGTTTCTTCTTGACCTCGAACACCTCTTCGAGGAGCGCCCCCAGCTGGGGATCAACGAGCTCCGCACGATCCAGCGGCCGCGCATCGCCGCCATGGTTGAAAAATGGGCTCTGGAGCGCCTCCACAACATCGAGGAGAAGAGCCTGCGCCATCGCATTGTCGGCTATTTTTCCATGGGCTTTTTCATCGATGTGCTGATTCATTACGCCCTGGCCGAACTGGGCGATCCCCAGGCCCGTGCGCTCAACCCGGGGCAACAGGAATTTTTAGCCGCTCACTTTGGCAACGAAGCCGTGATCCACGACAGTCAGGAGAATGCCAGCGCACTGGCCCGGGCCCTGAGCCGGAGCGTCCATATTGCCTGCAATGAGCGGCTCGATGCAGTGCGCGAGGGGTATCTTCAGGCGATGCTCACCCGCGCCTCGATGGATGAATTCCTGACCGCCGCCATCCTGGCGTTGATCAAATCGATCGCCGCGGGCGAAGGCTCCATCGAGCTGCGGCAGCGGCAGCTCAGCAGCCGGGTGGAATTCATCCTACAGCAGCGGCCTCCCAAATCGCTTCCCGAGAGCCGCGACGAGGCGGTGATCGCCTCCTACGCTGAGGATATCCGCGCCTGGGCGTTGAAATGGTACGCCACCTTTGCAGACCGCCAGGAGCGGCTGCATCAGGAGAGCTTGAGTTCCGAGATCGTCCGTGATTCGGTTCTGATGATGATCGATGACACCGTCTATACGATGATCAACAACCTCCTCGGGGAGGAGGACGTACTCGACGATGCGGCGATCCGCCGGCTGGAATCGGAGTGCCGGCTGGTTTTCCGGCAGGCGCCGCGTCTCGCGGACGAGTCGGCCGAGGGCTACGAGCCCAAAGCGGTGATGGCGCAGGTGAGCCAGTGGGCACGGGCGATCTACCAGAAACGCATTGCCGAACTCGGCGCCGATCGGGCGACGCGCTACGAACGCTACTTTGTCCTCGAAAAGATCGATGAGAACTGGCGTCAGCATCTCAATGCCACCGATGAGTTGCGCGAGGGTATCGGCTTGCGCGGTTACGGACAGAAAGATCCGCTGCTCGAATACAAACGCGAGGCCTTTGATCTATTCCTCAAGATGAATGAGCGGGTCAACCGCGATGTCGTCAGCCAGCTGTTCAAGTTCTTCGACGTCGGCGGCGAGCTGGAGGAGCGGCAGATCCGTCGTGCCGAGCCGAAGAATTACAGCGCCACCCATTCGCAGGTGGAGACCTTCAAGCAGGCGCCGGCACCGCAGCCGCAGGCAGGGGGTGCCGCCGCGGTGACGCCGCAGGCGCCGGCCAGGGCGGCACAGGTGATCAAGGCGGCGCATGTAGGCCGTAATGATCCCTGTCCCTGCGGCAGTGGCAAGAAGTACAAGAACTGCTGCGGCCGCAACTGA
- a CDS encoding DUF494 family protein, giving the protein MNKRLLEIIAYAMKEIKENSIENIDLQFITEVLLERGFSEEEISGAMAWLVSHGETIDRIIQKQLEGMPRPVWRMLNETERQAISPEAYSYLFHLREMELLNDDDMETIIERAVNIKLPSLDIEDMQDLIAIVVLDFENNASEGYFQYTANHLPN; this is encoded by the coding sequence ATGAATAAAAGACTGCTTGAGATCATAGCGTATGCAATGAAGGAAATTAAAGAAAACTCTATTGAAAATATTGATTTACAGTTTATCACCGAGGTATTGCTGGAGCGGGGTTTTTCGGAGGAAGAGATTTCCGGGGCCATGGCTTGGCTTGTCAGCCATGGCGAAACCATTGACCGGATCATTCAAAAACAGCTGGAGGGCATGCCGCGGCCGGTTTGGCGCATGCTGAATGAGACCGAGCGTCAGGCGATTTCCCCAGAAGCCTACAGTTACCTCTTTCATCTGCGCGAGATGGAACTTTTGAATGATGATGACATGGAGACGATCATCGAGCGCGCGGTAAATATCAAGCTGCCTTCTTTGGATATCGAAGATATGCAGGATTTGATTGCCATCGTGGTTCTCGATTTTGAGAACAATGCATCCGAGGGTTATTTTCAGTATACAGCCAACCACCTGCCCAACTGA